DNA from Roseimicrobium sp. ORNL1:
GAGTCATAGATCACGTTGCCCTGGATCAGCACATCCGTGAGCGGCGGATTTTGCGGAGTCTGACCCTTGTCGAAACGCAGGGGATTGCAGGAGCCCGTTTCCGTCCACATCCAGGAAGCGCTGCCGTAGCCGAAGTCGGAGATGATGTTGTTCGCGATGATGGAGCCTCCGTCCACATTCGGAGCCAAGGCGGGGCGATCGGCAGTGGCAGGTGCGGAATGGTGCGATGCGGCACCGGGCATCAAGCCAATGCTCCAGAGGTCATTTTTGACGAACTGGTTTCCGATGATGAGCACGTTGCGAGAACCGTGCATGGCCTTCATGCCGATGAAGGCATTGTTCACGATGTTATTGGAAACGATGACATGATCACAATGCAGGTCGATGCCTTGGGCGGCATTCTCGATTTGGTTTCCGATAAGCTGGGTGCGAGCGGTGATATCCGGTCCAGTCACGATGATACCCGAGCCCTGGTGCCAGTTGTTCACGTATTCCGCATTCCACACCTCGGGGTTCATCAGCTTGCCACGCGCAGCGTTCTTCTTGGTGAATTTCCCAAGACCGTGCTTCTCCTTGAGTTCCTGTGTGGGGACGAATACATGCTCCACGACGCGGCAGTTTTGGATGAGATTGCCTTCACTGTTCACCACGGCGATGCCGGTGCCATCGATGCAGCGGAAGGCGTAGCCGTAGTTCTCCGAGTGCGTGCGGTCATCCACGCTGATGCGCATGTAGTTCTCCACCGTGCAGCCGCGAATCTGCGTGCCCTTGCCATCCCTCACGGAGATGGAGGCGGCGGCAGAGCGGTTGTCCTTCACTCGCACGTTCTCCAGCAGCACCTCCTCGCATTGGTTCAAATAGATCGCTTCCGCGCGGCTTTCCGTCTTCTCCTCAGCACGTGTGAGGCTGATGTCTCGCAAGATAATCCCCTTCCGGCCATCCGCTCGAATCACCGGTTGTTCAGCATTCTCCTGGATGATGCGTCCATACCCATACAAGCCGCTTCCATCATGCTTGATGGTGATGCGCTCGGAGACAATATGGTCCCCCTGCGGCAGATACACCATCTTCCCCGGATTCGCGTCGAGCGCTTCCTGGATGGACTTGTACTCTGCTGCACTCGGGCTCTGGGCTTTGAGCCCACTGGTGCTCACGAAGAGGCCCACGGCAACAAGAATAGCTCTGCGACAAGCAGAGCCAACAACAGACGATACGAGAGAGGCTGGGAGTGAACTCATGACTGGGGCAGGCAGGCACTCATCTACGTCGCACTTGCTCCCCGTCGTGCAGCCTTCGCGCTATTTCACCGTGCCCGGTTCGGCTGGCTTCTGCCACGGCACGGAGCCGCTCTTCTGAATCTGTTTCCGCAGACCGGCATTCAGATCTCGCACGATGTCTTTCCTCTTCTCCGCCAGATTTGTGGTCTCATACGGGTCTGTCTTCAGGTTGTAGAGTTCCAGCGGGCCAAAGGGACTGTCCTGCAGCAGCTTCCAGTCGCCACGCTGGAAGGCCTCAATGGTCTTACCGCCATACATGGGGCCGCCTTCGCGCCGCACGAAATACAAATCGCGGGGTGCATCCGGCTGCGCTTCACCAGCCAGCGTGGGCAGGAAACTCACACCGTCGATGTCCTTCGGCACAGAGGCTCCCGAAGCCTCAAGCAACGTGGGGAGGATATCCATCGTCAGTGCAGTCCGCGGGGTCACGCTGCCGGCCTTGATGCGTGCGGGCCAGCGCGCCCCGAAGGGCACACGCAATCCACCCTCATACATGTGCGTCTTGCCATCGCGCCACGGGCCATTGTTCGCACCCACAGGCAGGCTGCCACCGTTGTCCGAGGTGAAGGTGACCAGCGTGTTCTGCGCGACACCCGTCCTTTCCAGCGTGTCCAGCACACGACCGATGCCAGCGTCCAGATGCTCAATGAGCGCGACCAGCTTCATGCGCTTCTCATTCATGCCAGGCTCGCGTGCCTTCACCTTCTCCAGCCATTCCGGCGGCGGCTGGATGGGGTCATGCGGTGCGTTGTACGCCAGATATAGAAAGAAGGGCTGCCCACTCTTGCTTCGTTCCGTGATGTAGTCACAAGCCCACGCCGTGAAGAGGTCCGTGGCATGACCCTCCGGGGTGATGACCTCATGATTCTTCCGCAGCATGTTCACGTCATGACGCAGGTGTTTCCAGTAGTCATCCATCATGTCTCCAAGGAAGCCCTGGTAGAAATCAAAGCCGCGATCGTTTGGCAGGTTCGGCGCTGAGAGACCCAGGTTCCACTTGCCCACCATGCCGGTGTGATAGCCAGCGGGCTTGAGCAGCTTTGGCAGCAGTACAGCGGAGTGAGCGAGATAACCCCAGTTGTTCCCGGGTTCCTCCTCACGCACGAGTCCCGGCACACCAACCCGGTCTGGATAGCAGCCCGTCAGCAACGACGCGCGAGTCGGTGAGCACACCGGGCTGTTCGCCTTGAGGTTCTGAAAAGTCATCCCCTCGTTGAAGATGCGATCCATGTTCGGCGTGCGAAGATCCTTGGTCCCATACGCGCTGTAGTCGGCGAGCCCCTGATCATCCGTGAGGATGACGACGAAGTTCGGCTTGGCGATCGGACTGGCGGCGGAGATCGAGGCTGTAAAACCGAGGAGCAGCAGGGCACAAAGTGACCCGGCCAAGGAAGTGATGCGTGCGGGAAAGCGAAGCATGGCTTGTGCGTGCGACGTTGAATTCAGGAAAACTATTTCGACGGTTCTTGTTTCACGAACTTCCTCGCGAAATCACGGACCGAGCGCGTGAAGGTCCAGTCACCCGAATCAGGCACCATCTTCGAAGGCGCACCCACCCAACTCTCGATGACATAGTGATCCGGTCTGCCGTCCACGCTCACATAGTCATACCCCTGCTGCATGATGCTGGTGTACCACGTGCTGTCATCCGCCAGGCCACGATGCTGCATCGCGGGATAACCGGAGGACCAGTAGATCAGGGCGAAGGGAACCTTGCGTTCGCGGCAGAAGTGTTCCAGTCGCTTCAGGTCTCTCCATGAGCCCTTCTGTTGCACGTTGAACCGGATCCAATCCACATCCAGACGGTAGAAGTCGAGGCCACGCACCTTGCGTTCCGCGAGTTTCTTCTCCAACCCTTCAATCCACTTCTGATGCTCCTCCACCGAGATGGAAGGATACGCCTCGATGTCGCCGATGAGGATGTCCGGGAAATGCCGTCGGACCAGGGCGATGTAGTTCGCCGTCTCTTCCATAGCGTATTCGTCTGACTCGTGAATCTTCTCCCGCGTACACACGAGCGGCTCGTCCATGGCGATGGCATGGATGTTCCCACCCAGGCGTTGCAGCCGGTCCCAAATGGGCTTCTCCGCATTGAAGGTCTTCTCGCCAGTG
Protein-coding regions in this window:
- a CDS encoding sulfatase-like hydrolase/transferase, with product MLRFPARITSLAGSLCALLLLGFTASISAASPIAKPNFVVILTDDQGLADYSAYGTKDLRTPNMDRIFNEGMTFQNLKANSPVCSPTRASLLTGCYPDRVGVPGLVREEEPGNNWGYLAHSAVLLPKLLKPAGYHTGMVGKWNLGLSAPNLPNDRGFDFYQGFLGDMMDDYWKHLRHDVNMLRKNHEVITPEGHATDLFTAWACDYITERSKSGQPFFLYLAYNAPHDPIQPPPEWLEKVKAREPGMNEKRMKLVALIEHLDAGIGRVLDTLERTGVAQNTLVTFTSDNGGSLPVGANNGPWRDGKTHMYEGGLRVPFGARWPARIKAGSVTPRTALTMDILPTLLEASGASVPKDIDGVSFLPTLAGEAQPDAPRDLYFVRREGGPMYGGKTIEAFQRGDWKLLQDSPFGPLELYNLKTDPYETTNLAEKRKDIVRDLNAGLRKQIQKSGSVPWQKPAEPGTVK
- a CDS encoding right-handed parallel beta-helix repeat-containing protein translates to MSSLPASLVSSVVGSACRRAILVAVGLFVSTSGLKAQSPSAAEYKSIQEALDANPGKMVYLPQGDHIVSERITIKHDGSGLYGYGRIIQENAEQPVIRADGRKGIILRDISLTRAEEKTESRAEAIYLNQCEEVLLENVRVKDNRSAAASISVRDGKGTQIRGCTVENYMRISVDDRTHSENYGYAFRCIDGTGIAVVNSEGNLIQNCRVVEHVFVPTQELKEKHGLGKFTKKNAARGKLMNPEVWNAEYVNNWHQGSGIIVTGPDITARTQLIGNQIENAAQGIDLHCDHVIVSNNIVNNAFIGMKAMHGSRNVLIIGNQFVKNDLWSIGLMPGAASHHSAPATADRPALAPNVDGGSIIANNIISDFGYGSASWMWTETGSCNPLRFDKGQTPQNPPLTDVLIQGNVIYDSGKDSPLVDGAPKKEGPRYSYAVRIETDGKNPPQGLRFSNNIFHPGKEGVSNVELAP